The proteins below are encoded in one region of Fibrella aestuarina BUZ 2:
- a CDS encoding DUF1572 family protein: MLIETLKTLFLRDLDRLKTELESYQNETAIWKIDGQIANSAGNLCLHLVGNLNTYIGGELGQSGYVRDRPAEFSRKDVPRAELIQLVENTAIMIEQTLSNVPEQQLAEEYPLLVFAEKTSTAYLLVHLTTHLAYHLGQINYHRRLLDQ; the protein is encoded by the coding sequence ATGCTCATCGAAACCCTAAAAACCCTGTTTCTCCGCGACCTCGACCGCCTGAAAACCGAACTGGAAAGCTACCAGAACGAGACGGCGATCTGGAAAATCGACGGGCAGATTGCCAATTCGGCGGGTAATCTATGCCTGCATCTGGTCGGCAACCTGAATACGTACATCGGCGGCGAACTGGGCCAATCGGGTTATGTGCGCGACCGCCCCGCCGAATTTTCGCGAAAGGACGTACCCAGAGCCGAACTGATCCAACTGGTAGAAAACACTGCGATAATGATCGAGCAAACGCTCAGCAACGTACCTGAGCAGCAGCTGGCTGAGGAGTACCCGCTGCTGGTATTCGCCGAAAAGACCTCCACCGCTTATCTGCTGGTTCACCTGACCACGCACCTAGCGTACCACCTGGGCCAGATTAACTACCACCGCCGCCTGCTTGACCAATGA
- a CDS encoding GNAT family N-acetyltransferase, producing the protein MNRLEVDTERLTLRSLTYADSPFLIELLNSEGWLTFIGDRNARTHADVVTYLNNGPLTSYAQYGFGLARVSLKGSHQPIGLCGLLQRDYLPHPDIGYALLPQFAGNGYAVEAARHTLDVAFGPLGLPKILATVMPANTASIRVLTKLGMTQEGTIRPAGVPVDLLLFGKSAPAR; encoded by the coding sequence ATGAACCGACTGGAAGTTGACACCGAGCGCCTCACGCTCCGTTCGCTGACGTATGCCGACAGCCCCTTTCTGATTGAGTTGCTCAACTCGGAAGGCTGGCTCACCTTCATTGGCGACCGGAACGCCCGTACTCATGCCGACGTCGTCACCTACCTGAACAACGGCCCGCTGACTAGCTATGCCCAGTACGGGTTTGGACTGGCCCGGGTGTCGCTCAAAGGCAGCCATCAGCCCATCGGCCTGTGTGGCCTGTTGCAGCGCGATTACCTGCCGCACCCCGACATCGGTTACGCCTTATTACCTCAGTTTGCCGGAAACGGCTACGCGGTCGAAGCCGCCCGGCACACGCTCGATGTGGCGTTCGGGCCGTTAGGACTCCCGAAAATCCTGGCCACCGTGATGCCCGCCAACACTGCGTCGATTCGGGTGCTGACCAAACTGGGTATGACGCAGGAAGGGACGATCCGACCCGCTGGCGTACCGGTAGACTTGCTATTATTCGGCAAATCGGCACCAGCACGTTAA
- a CDS encoding lipocalin-like domain-containing protein yields the protein MKTLLAGFAVAIAALACTNGSAEQSTTTPALVGTWQLQRGTLIEKGDTTVTDYTKKVSFIKIINDTHFAFMQHDLNKGADSTAVFVAGGGRYELNGNQYTEHLEYCNDRQWEGHDFTFTITLKGDTLVQQGVEKIEKAGIDRLNIEQYVRVKP from the coding sequence ATGAAAACACTTCTAGCTGGTTTCGCCGTGGCCATCGCCGCGCTGGCGTGTACGAATGGGTCAGCAGAGCAGTCAACGACCACGCCCGCCCTCGTAGGTACGTGGCAACTGCAGCGCGGAACACTGATTGAAAAAGGCGATACCACCGTGACGGACTACACCAAAAAGGTGTCGTTCATCAAGATCATTAACGATACGCATTTCGCGTTCATGCAACATGACCTGAACAAAGGCGCCGATTCGACGGCTGTTTTTGTGGCCGGCGGTGGTCGCTATGAGCTGAACGGCAACCAGTATACCGAGCATCTGGAATACTGCAATGATCGGCAGTGGGAAGGTCATGACTTCACCTTCACGATCACGCTCAAAGGCGACACGCTGGTGCAACAGGGTGTTGAAAAGATTGAAAAAGCGGGTATCGACCGGCTCAATATCGAACAGTACGTGCGGGTGAAGCCATAA
- a CDS encoding GMC oxidoreductase, producing MTAITPCQLPPPATHFDAIVVGSGISGGWAAKELTNHGLRTLLLDRGRQVEHVTDYPTAMLNPWEFPHRGQVTNELRQAYSVASRNYAFYEGSAHFYAKDSDHPYVAEKPFDWIQGYQVGGRSLLWGRQTQRWSDFDFTGPARDGFAVDWPIRYADLAPWYSYVERFVGISGNRDGLATLPDGEFLPPHPMSCVEQYFTQQMARHYPTRPVVIGRAAHLTQPQPIHRQQGRAQCQHRTLCERGCPFGGYFSSNSSTIPWAMKTGKLTLRPDSVVHSIIYDEAKGKATGVRVVDAHTNALREYYAPMLFLNASALNTTKILLNSTSNRFPQGLGNDNGLLGKFVAFHNYRGRITAQYEGFLDKTTWGKRPNSCYLPRFRNVHRQETTGLASQFLRGYAATFGASRPSQVSKDGFGDDLKERLTHYTPGPWSVYSGMMGETIPKESNAVRLDPTLKDRWGIPQLRISVAYDDNDTKMIRDFHEQLTEMYERAGFTNIQTLDNGRIPGNENHEMGGVRMGRDPKTSLLNKWNQLHACKNVFVTDGACMTSTSTQNPSLTYMALTARAADYAARQLKAKTL from the coding sequence ATGACCGCTATCACCCCTTGCCAACTGCCGCCACCAGCTACCCATTTCGACGCCATTGTGGTCGGCTCGGGCATCAGCGGTGGTTGGGCGGCCAAAGAGCTGACCAACCATGGGCTGCGTACGCTGTTACTCGACCGGGGCCGTCAGGTAGAGCACGTGACCGACTACCCCACGGCCATGCTCAACCCCTGGGAGTTTCCGCACCGGGGGCAGGTGACCAATGAGCTGCGGCAGGCTTATTCCGTTGCCAGCCGCAACTACGCTTTTTACGAAGGTAGCGCCCACTTTTACGCCAAAGACAGCGATCACCCTTACGTGGCCGAAAAACCGTTCGACTGGATTCAGGGCTATCAGGTGGGCGGTCGGTCGTTGCTGTGGGGACGGCAAACCCAGCGATGGAGCGATTTTGACTTCACTGGCCCGGCCCGCGACGGGTTTGCTGTCGACTGGCCCATTCGCTACGCCGATCTGGCCCCCTGGTACAGCTATGTGGAGCGCTTCGTGGGTATTTCGGGGAATCGCGACGGGTTGGCAACCCTGCCCGACGGCGAGTTTCTGCCCCCGCACCCGATGAGTTGCGTTGAGCAGTACTTCACGCAGCAGATGGCTCGTCATTACCCAACCCGACCGGTGGTTATTGGTCGGGCGGCGCACCTGACGCAACCCCAGCCAATTCATCGTCAGCAGGGGCGGGCGCAGTGCCAGCACCGCACGTTATGCGAGCGGGGTTGCCCCTTCGGCGGCTATTTCAGCAGCAATTCGTCGACCATCCCCTGGGCGATGAAGACGGGCAAACTTACGCTCCGCCCCGACTCGGTGGTGCACTCGATTATCTACGATGAAGCCAAAGGGAAAGCCACGGGCGTTCGGGTGGTCGATGCCCATACCAACGCGTTGAGGGAGTACTACGCGCCCATGCTGTTTCTGAACGCCTCGGCCCTGAACACGACAAAGATTCTGCTGAACTCCACGTCGAATCGGTTCCCGCAGGGCTTGGGTAACGACAATGGCCTGCTGGGCAAATTCGTAGCCTTTCACAATTACCGGGGCCGCATTACGGCGCAGTATGAGGGGTTCCTCGACAAAACCACCTGGGGTAAACGGCCCAACAGCTGCTACCTGCCCCGCTTCCGTAATGTGCACCGGCAGGAAACGACCGGGCTGGCGTCCCAGTTTCTGCGTGGCTACGCGGCTACCTTCGGTGCCTCGCGCCCTTCGCAGGTTAGCAAAGATGGTTTTGGGGACGATCTGAAAGAGCGCCTGACCCACTATACCCCCGGCCCCTGGAGCGTGTATTCGGGCATGATGGGCGAGACCATTCCGAAAGAAAGCAACGCCGTCAGGCTCGACCCGACCCTGAAAGACCGTTGGGGGATTCCGCAGCTGCGCATCTCAGTCGCTTACGACGACAACGACACGAAGATGATCCGCGATTTTCATGAGCAACTGACCGAGATGTATGAACGGGCGGGGTTCACCAACATTCAAACGCTCGACAACGGCCGCATACCCGGCAACGAAAACCACGAGATGGGGGGCGTCAGGATGGGTCGCGACCCTAAAACCTCGTTGCTTAACAAGTGGAACCAGTTGCACGCCTGCAAAAACGTCTTCGTCACCGATGGCGCCTGCATGACGTCTACCAGTACGCAAAATCCCTCGCTTACCTACATGGCCCTCACGGCCCGCGCCGCCGACTATGCCGCCCGGCAGCTGAAAGCCAAAACCCTATAA
- a CDS encoding sugar phosphate isomerase/epimerase family protein, with product MTLVTRRTALKTALSGLTAATLLPVSGFAKSTPTLAFSTLGCPKWDLNTILKTAVSSGYQGVEFRGLLGELDLPKRPEFSTQLAETRRRFASEGVRICNLGSSTQLHHADPAKRTQQLDHARRFIDLAQQLGCPFVRVFPDQLPPDQPRDQTLRLISDGLLELGTYAKTASVTVLLESHGELTHTDLLVPIMQAAKHPNVGLIWDIFNMWVDAHESPTAAYQALKPYIRHVHVKDARVTGDKHDYVLLGQGQAPLREAIGALIKGGYQGYYSFEWEKLWHPEIADPEQAIPHYPGAVKRYF from the coding sequence ATGACCCTCGTCACTCGCCGCACGGCTCTAAAAACGGCCCTTTCTGGCCTTACAGCCGCCACGCTGTTGCCCGTTTCCGGCTTTGCCAAATCAACGCCCACGCTGGCCTTCTCGACCCTCGGTTGCCCCAAATGGGACCTGAACACGATTCTGAAAACGGCCGTATCGTCGGGGTATCAGGGCGTCGAATTCCGAGGTCTGCTGGGGGAGCTGGATTTACCGAAACGGCCCGAATTCAGTACTCAACTGGCCGAGACGCGCCGCCGGTTTGCCAGTGAGGGTGTGCGCATCTGCAACCTGGGCTCCTCGACGCAACTGCACCACGCCGATCCGGCCAAGCGTACCCAGCAACTCGACCACGCCCGCCGGTTCATCGACCTGGCGCAGCAGCTCGGTTGCCCCTTTGTGCGGGTCTTCCCCGATCAGCTTCCGCCCGATCAGCCCCGCGACCAAACGCTGCGGCTCATCAGCGACGGCCTGCTCGAACTGGGTACGTATGCCAAAACGGCGTCGGTAACGGTGCTGCTCGAATCGCACGGCGAACTCACGCATACCGATCTGCTGGTGCCCATTATGCAGGCGGCCAAACACCCGAACGTCGGATTGATCTGGGACATTTTTAACATGTGGGTCGATGCGCACGAGTCACCCACGGCGGCGTATCAGGCGCTGAAACCCTACATCCGGCATGTGCACGTGAAAGATGCGCGCGTTACCGGCGACAAACACGATTACGTATTGCTGGGACAAGGGCAGGCGCCCTTACGGGAAGCCATCGGCGCATTGATCAAAGGCGGCTATCAGGGCTATTACAGCTTCGAGTGGGAAAAACTCTGGCACCCCGAGATTGCCGACCCCGAGCAGGCCATTCCGCATTATCCTGGTGCCGTCAAGCGGTACTTCTGA
- a CDS encoding helix-turn-helix transcriptional regulator, whose translation MLRIPSSIQPDQFAMLRIRRSSTGGLADPSQSDPARPDPSEMTFVAYRSDVYPERNEVFFEEHAVVVVLEGEKKFTSPTQDLHVHKGQILFFQRGCYSMNESIDANYRSLVFFVNEKLLKEFVGQHLDLFADTHEPVPESLILSLDSSGTFQTFIQSLLPYFGERTPFLNELLRLKYQELLLHLLEIDSRSSTPGQLRTLLWSIYQGQKTDLDYLMSTYLLKPLSMNELARLSGRSLSAFKRDFESHFHTSPGHWIRRKRLEHAHFLLRNTGKNVSEVSMEIGYESVSHFIKAYKQQYGATPKRA comes from the coding sequence ATGCTGCGTATTCCATCCTCCATCCAGCCCGATCAGTTTGCCATGCTGCGTATCCGGCGGTCGTCGACAGGAGGACTGGCCGATCCGTCGCAATCCGATCCCGCGCGCCCCGACCCTTCGGAGATGACATTTGTGGCCTACCGGAGCGACGTATACCCCGAGCGGAACGAGGTGTTTTTTGAAGAACACGCGGTGGTGGTGGTGCTGGAAGGGGAGAAGAAGTTTACCTCGCCCACGCAGGACCTGCATGTGCACAAAGGCCAAATCCTGTTCTTTCAGCGGGGGTGCTACTCCATGAATGAGTCGATCGACGCCAACTACCGCAGCCTGGTGTTTTTCGTGAACGAGAAACTGCTGAAAGAATTCGTGGGGCAGCACCTCGACCTGTTTGCCGACACCCACGAGCCCGTTCCGGAGTCGCTCATTCTGTCGCTCGATTCGTCAGGTACGTTCCAGACGTTTATCCAATCACTGCTGCCGTACTTTGGCGAACGTACCCCGTTTCTGAACGAATTGCTGCGGCTGAAATACCAGGAACTGCTGTTGCACCTGCTCGAAATCGACAGCCGAAGCAGCACACCGGGGCAACTGCGCACTCTGCTCTGGTCGATCTATCAGGGCCAGAAAACCGACCTCGACTACCTGATGAGTACGTACCTGCTGAAGCCGCTATCGATGAACGAGTTAGCCCGGCTGTCGGGGCGAAGCCTGTCGGCGTTTAAGCGTGATTTTGAAAGTCATTTTCACACCTCACCCGGCCATTGGATTCGCCGGAAACGCCTCGAACACGCGCATTTCCTGCTCCGCAATACGGGTAAAAACGTATCGGAAGTAAGCATGGAGATCGGCTACGAGAGCGTATCGCACTTCATCAAAGCCTACAAACAGCAATACGGTGCCACGCCTAAGCGAGCGTAG
- a CDS encoding alpha-L-fucosidase, protein MRISVKNILLALLATATATLAQPRPTPRQLNWQQLETTAFLHFTVNTFTDKEWGDGTESPAVFNPTKLDARQWIRSLKEAGFKMAILTAKHHDGFCLWPTRTTEHSVKNSPWKNGKGDVVRDVADACREYGLKFGVYLSPWDRHESLYGTPAYNNFYKSQLRELLTNYGPLAEVWFDGAKGENAKDMVYDFAGYWALVRQLQPNAVMFSDAGPDVRWVGNEAGNAGETCWSTINTDGLAPGKADATYLNRGDANGKSWVPAETDVSIRPGWFYHPAEDSKVRTPKNLVNLYYQSVGRNSLLLLNVPPNRDGLFSDADVASLKAFRRILNETFKTNLVAAAPRLTDKKLGTFVSVKPDQPLVVKLNGEAEFDRISIQENIANGQHVIDGKVEYWNGTDWTALSAFTTVGYKRLLRFPAVKASQVRITITNAKGPVELAEVGVFKASAEEE, encoded by the coding sequence ATGCGCATCTCCGTTAAAAACATCCTACTGGCGTTGCTGGCTACGGCCACCGCAACGTTGGCCCAGCCGCGCCCCACACCGCGACAACTCAACTGGCAACAGCTCGAAACGACGGCCTTCCTGCATTTCACCGTCAATACATTTACCGACAAAGAGTGGGGCGACGGCACCGAGAGCCCGGCAGTGTTTAACCCAACGAAACTGGATGCCCGGCAGTGGATCCGGTCATTGAAAGAAGCCGGGTTCAAGATGGCGATTCTGACGGCCAAGCACCACGACGGCTTTTGCCTCTGGCCGACGCGCACCACGGAGCATTCGGTCAAGAACAGTCCCTGGAAAAACGGCAAGGGCGACGTGGTGCGCGACGTAGCCGATGCCTGCCGCGAATACGGCCTGAAATTCGGCGTGTATCTCTCGCCCTGGGACCGGCACGAATCGCTCTACGGCACCCCGGCTTACAACAATTTCTACAAGAGTCAGCTGCGCGAATTGCTCACCAACTACGGCCCGCTGGCGGAGGTCTGGTTTGACGGGGCCAAGGGCGAAAATGCCAAAGACATGGTCTACGACTTTGCCGGTTACTGGGCCCTGGTGCGGCAGTTGCAGCCCAACGCCGTCATGTTTTCCGATGCTGGCCCCGACGTGCGTTGGGTGGGTAACGAAGCGGGCAACGCGGGCGAAACCTGCTGGTCGACGATCAACACCGACGGCCTCGCCCCCGGCAAAGCCGACGCCACGTACCTGAACCGGGGCGATGCCAATGGCAAAAGCTGGGTACCCGCCGAAACCGACGTGAGCATCCGGCCGGGCTGGTTTTACCACCCCGCCGAAGACAGCAAGGTGCGCACCCCGAAAAATCTGGTCAACCTCTATTACCAGTCGGTGGGGCGCAACAGCCTGCTGCTGCTCAACGTGCCGCCTAACCGGGATGGTCTGTTCTCGGATGCCGACGTGGCCAGCTTGAAGGCATTCCGCCGCATTCTGAACGAAACCTTCAAGACCAATCTGGTAGCGGCTGCCCCGCGGCTGACCGATAAAAAGCTGGGTACGTTCGTGTCGGTCAAACCCGATCAGCCGCTTGTAGTGAAGCTCAACGGCGAGGCCGAGTTTGACCGAATTTCGATCCAAGAAAACATTGCCAATGGGCAGCATGTCATCGACGGAAAGGTGGAGTACTGGAACGGCACCGACTGGACGGCGCTTAGCGCTTTCACGACGGTTGGGTACAAACGCCTGCTGCGCTTCCCCGCCGTTAAGGCAAGCCAGGTACGTATCACGATCACCAACGCCAAAGGCCCAGTCGAACTGGCCGAAGTAGGGGTGTTCAAAGCCTCGGCCGAGGAAGAGTAG
- the ilvA gene encoding threonine ammonia-lyase has translation MVDTDTPFAAPDLDNIYLAANRLRGVAAHTPLQENLNLSDRYGATIFLKREDLQVVRSYKIRGAYNKMAALSPESLAKGVVCASAGNHAQGVAYACRKMGVKGTIFMPTTTPNQKVKQVKLFGKEYVDVVLTGDTYDDAYFAADQYVQTHDSIFVHPFDDVLVMEGQGTVGLEIFKDANFKIDYLLMAIGGGGLASGVSTVFKQLSPKTKLIGVEPLGSPSMKVSIEAGHVVPLDHIDKFVDGAAVKRVGDTTFEICRRNLDRVLLVPEGKVCTTILQLYNEEAIVAEPAGALTIAALDFLQDEIRGKNVVCLVGGGNNDITRTEEIKERSLLYEGLKHYFIIRFPQRSGAFRDFLNVLGPNDDITRFEYVKKTNRETGPALVGIELKHRDDFEPLIDRMKAQGIVFELVNDKPDLFQFLI, from the coding sequence GTGGTAGATACCGACACGCCTTTCGCTGCCCCCGATCTCGATAACATCTATCTGGCCGCCAACCGCCTGCGGGGTGTGGCGGCCCATACGCCCTTACAGGAAAATCTCAACCTGTCGGACCGCTACGGGGCCACCATTTTCCTGAAACGCGAAGATTTGCAGGTCGTGCGGTCGTATAAGATTCGCGGGGCTTATAACAAAATGGCGGCGCTGTCGCCCGAGTCGTTGGCCAAAGGCGTTGTGTGCGCCAGTGCGGGCAACCACGCGCAGGGTGTGGCCTATGCCTGCCGCAAAATGGGCGTGAAAGGCACCATTTTCATGCCCACCACCACGCCAAACCAGAAGGTGAAACAGGTGAAGCTGTTTGGCAAAGAGTATGTCGACGTTGTGCTGACGGGCGACACCTACGATGACGCTTATTTTGCCGCCGACCAGTACGTGCAAACACACGACAGCATCTTCGTGCATCCCTTCGACGACGTGTTGGTGATGGAGGGGCAGGGCACCGTCGGGCTGGAGATTTTTAAAGACGCCAACTTCAAAATCGATTACCTGCTGATGGCCATTGGGGGTGGTGGGCTGGCCTCCGGGGTGTCGACGGTGTTCAAGCAACTCAGCCCGAAAACAAAGCTGATCGGGGTGGAGCCGCTGGGTTCGCCGTCGATGAAGGTATCGATCGAAGCGGGGCATGTGGTGCCGCTCGACCATATCGATAAGTTCGTGGATGGGGCGGCCGTGAAGCGGGTGGGCGATACCACGTTTGAAATCTGTCGGCGCAACCTTGATCGGGTGCTGCTGGTGCCCGAAGGCAAGGTGTGCACGACGATCCTGCAACTCTACAACGAAGAGGCCATCGTGGCTGAACCCGCCGGGGCGCTGACCATCGCCGCACTTGATTTTCTGCAAGACGAAATCCGTGGTAAAAACGTGGTGTGCCTGGTGGGTGGCGGTAACAACGACATCACCCGCACGGAGGAGATCAAAGAGCGATCGTTGCTCTACGAAGGCCTCAAGCATTACTTCATCATCCGGTTTCCGCAGCGGTCGGGCGCTTTCCGCGATTTCCTGAACGTGCTCGGACCTAACGACGACATTACACGTTTCGAATACGTCAAGAAAACCAACCGCGAAACAGGACCGGCGCTGGTGGGGATTGAACTGAAACATCGCGACGATTTTGAACCCCTCATCGACCGGATGAAAGCGCAGGGCATTGTCTTCGAACTCGTCAACGACAAACCGGACCTCTTCCAGTTTCTGATCTGA
- the ilvC gene encoding ketol-acid reductoisomerase, whose amino-acid sequence MAQINFGGTVENVVTRDEFPLEKALDTLKNETIAVIGYGVQGPGQSLNMRDNGFNVIVGQRPGKTYDKAVADGWVPGETLFEIEEALEKGTIICFLLSDAAQIELWPTVKKYLTAGKSLYFSHGFGVTYKEKTGIVPPAEVDVFLVAPKGSGTSLRRLFVEGKGLNSSFAIYQDASGNARTKAIAMGIGVGSGYLFETDFYKEVTSDLTGERGTLMGAIQGIFAAQYEVLRANGHSPSEAFNETVEELTQSLMPLVAENGMDWMYANCSTTAQRGALDWWKPFRDATKPVFEQLYNSVKTQNEAQISITRNSQPDYREKLEVELAELRDSEMWQAGAAVRSLRPERN is encoded by the coding sequence ATGGCACAGATTAACTTCGGCGGCACCGTCGAGAACGTAGTAACCCGCGACGAGTTTCCGCTAGAGAAAGCTTTAGATACGCTCAAAAACGAAACCATCGCTGTCATCGGCTACGGTGTGCAAGGGCCCGGACAGTCGCTCAACATGCGCGACAACGGGTTCAACGTGATCGTGGGGCAGCGCCCCGGCAAAACCTACGATAAGGCCGTTGCCGACGGTTGGGTACCGGGCGAAACGCTGTTCGAGATTGAAGAAGCCCTAGAAAAAGGCACAATCATCTGCTTTCTGCTGTCGGATGCCGCCCAGATCGAACTGTGGCCAACGGTGAAGAAGTACCTCACAGCGGGTAAATCGCTGTATTTCTCGCACGGTTTCGGCGTAACGTATAAAGAAAAAACGGGCATCGTTCCGCCCGCCGAGGTAGACGTGTTCCTGGTGGCCCCGAAAGGATCAGGTACGTCGCTGCGGCGGTTGTTTGTGGAAGGCAAAGGGCTCAACTCGAGCTTCGCCATCTATCAGGACGCCAGCGGTAACGCCCGCACGAAAGCCATCGCTATGGGTATCGGCGTCGGTTCGGGTTACCTGTTCGAGACCGATTTCTACAAAGAAGTAACCTCCGATCTGACCGGCGAGCGGGGTACGTTGATGGGCGCTATCCAGGGCATTTTCGCGGCGCAATACGAAGTGCTGCGTGCCAATGGCCACAGCCCGTCGGAAGCGTTCAACGAAACGGTGGAAGAGCTGACGCAGTCGCTGATGCCGCTGGTAGCCGAAAACGGCATGGACTGGATGTACGCCAACTGCTCGACGACTGCCCAACGCGGTGCTCTCGACTGGTGGAAGCCGTTCCGCGATGCCACGAAACCCGTTTTCGAGCAACTCTACAACTCGGTGAAAACGCAAAACGAAGCGCAGATCAGCATCACCCGCAACTCGCAGCCCGACTACCGCGAGAAGCTGGAAGTTGAACTGGCCGAACTCCGCGACTCAGAAATGTGGCAGGCCGGTGCCGCCGTTCGTAGCCTGCGTCCAGAGCGCAACTAA
- the ilvN gene encoding acetolactate synthase small subunit, with protein sequence MTTYTICVFTSNTIGLLNRITIIFTRRRINIESLTVSETERTGVSRFTIVIKHESREEVEKLVRQIRKIVEVLAVFGYLNDEIVFNEIALFKLSTPLGGPPLDVETINKQFKAWVVYWGLDYVVIEKTGNEQEIFAFFEYLRQYEILEFVRSGRVAVGKTEKGLVEYLPEAEWAYYL encoded by the coding sequence ATGACCACTTACACCATTTGCGTATTCACGTCGAACACCATCGGGTTGCTCAACCGCATCACGATTATTTTCACGCGGCGACGCATCAACATCGAAAGCCTGACCGTGTCGGAAACCGAACGCACGGGCGTATCGCGCTTCACGATCGTCATCAAGCACGAATCGCGCGAGGAGGTCGAGAAACTGGTTCGGCAGATTCGGAAGATCGTGGAAGTGCTGGCCGTTTTTGGCTACCTGAACGACGAAATCGTATTCAACGAAATCGCCCTGTTCAAACTCTCAACGCCACTGGGCGGCCCGCCGCTCGACGTCGAGACGATCAACAAGCAGTTCAAGGCCTGGGTCGTGTACTGGGGACTCGACTACGTCGTGATCGAAAAAACGGGCAACGAGCAGGAGATTTTTGCCTTCTTCGAATACCTGCGGCAATACGAAATCCTTGAATTCGTACGGTCGGGGCGCGTGGCCGTCGGCAAAACCGAGAAAGGGCTGGTGGAGTACCTGCCTGAGGCCGAGTGGGCCTATTACCTCTAG